Genomic window (Magnolia sinica isolate HGM2019 chromosome 6, MsV1, whole genome shotgun sequence):
aacatggaaaaccctttcgggaaaaaaccatggcacaaggCGACATAAATcaactatgaaagcataaattacaaagagaaaagatttacccaattcgaacaacctcgaatctcacccttgctacaccctttgaaaccctagaatccCTTCTCGAAACCCTttggaatactttagaaagccttagcatgttgtagaatggccctaggaactcctatttatagattaggaAATCTTACTTTCGCACTGACTTGTAATAGtccggaaaccacctcaaatttacgcagtccgcacacaAACTGCGTAACCTTCGGCTGGCCTAAGCAGAGCTTGGGCTAGCCGACCGACACTTCCGCTAGCCGAACTTGACCTTAGGCTGGCGAACTTCCCGCAAATTCCAAAAGAATATGTTGCTAGATTTTCGGCTGAGCTTTCTTGGGCTGGCTAAATTTCCTTGATGTCATTGAGGTTGtttgatagatttaagacatctatcaacaacagCTATTCCCTGGTTTTTATGTTTACCATGGAAATCCAGGGAGGTTTAATGCTTCTGGGAAACTGGTAGATTTTGTTTGATTGAGACTCTGTTGTTTGCTGCAGAAAGTCTGAAATTTGTTTGATTAGCACTGGATGTTTCCTGGGAAAAATCTGAAGTTTGTTTTAAGACATCCATTGCACAATCAGCACTGTTTCAAATACGTGTGATAGATCCAATCCAACtcttccatcaagtgggccacatgatgcacAAGCCACCCTAAAATTTGGGCCATGCCTTTTTCACGGTCAGCTGCGCTTGATGGATTGCCAGATATACCATACATGTTTCACATTGGTATGTTTTCAGCAAATGGCTTCTAAGTTTTATTGGACAAACCATTGAGCAAGGGGGTGATACGTACGTCCATGCACAATGCTATGAGGGATCATGGTATCATTCCCATGACTTTACAATTGAGTTGTTGATTGAGTGAAAGAGTTATTACACCCATGTTGTAGGTAATTTAGTGGGCTAGATCTGTGAGATAATAAGTGAAGTAGGGAGTCAATTAGTTGAAGTGTGGGACATGTGTCATGTGATTAAGTAGTTGAGTTTTTATAGGTGATGTAACTATTTAATTACGTGTTGAGCAATGAATAGGAATCAAATAGTCTTCTTTTTTCTATGATGTGCAACATTACCCCTTTGTTGACCATTCAAATTACTGATGTGCAACATCACCCCTTTGCGTTGCTTCCAAATAGTTTCATGATGCTTTTACACTCGACCACCTTGGTCCCATTTGGCGAGAATCTCTTGTGCTCGTACTCCCTTCCTTTTATGGAAAACCGCACAAGCATCTTTAAAAAGTCCCAAAGAATGGGTCCTAATGTACGTAGCCAATGAGCTCTTAGGGCCACGTCACACCCACTCAAGGGTAGGAGGTAGACATTGGTGAGATTAGGTAATTCTTGGACAATGATGCCCAACCTCTTGCATTTTCCCACACTAGTGAGCCTTTTACTATTGGCCACCATTACTTCACATTGGTCACCACGTTGCACCTTGATACATGCCCTTCTGATCACGGTTGGATTCATAAAGTTGCGTGTGCTACCCGAGTCGATCAAGATGGTCATTAGCTGCTTGTTGATACGACCTTCAACCCTCATGGTTTGGGGTGTCTGTCGCAGTAGCGTGTAACGAGATCTCTGGAGAGGGTTCTTGAGGCTCTTATTTCACCGCTTCAACTTTATCAGGCTCTTCATTGATCTCTTCCTCCTCACTTGCAAGTTTCCTTTTTTAAGGAAGAGTTTTTGTCTTATAACGGTGTCCTGGATGGAATTTCTTACTGCAGTTATAACAGAGACCTCGATCCCTTTTTTCTTTGATTTCAACTGGTGTTGGCCGTTTGAttggtggtgtggtccccttggaCGCCCTTAAACTGGGTATAGTGGAGGCCTTGACTCCTGCAAGTTGCTTTAGCTTCCTTCTTGCAATAAACTTTTCCTCTTGAAGCCTGCGCAACCCGATTGCCGCTATAAGGGACTTAGGATTGAACATTTGAATGTTCAGCCCGAGCTTATCATTAAGCCCACAAACAAAGCAACTCAATAGGAAAGACTCGCTCAAGCCTTCAGTGCAGTCAACAAACCTTTTGAACTGAGCTTAATAATCCTGCAACGACGTCGTCTGTTGCAGCTTGGCCAGAGCCTTGACATGGTCCTCGAACTCTGTGGGACCGAACCTAGTGTTCAATGCGTTAACAAACTCATCCTAAGACATGGGGCCATGGGCCTTCTCCAACCATTGAAACCACTAGAGTGACTCCCCTTCCATGTGGAAGGATGTGATGATGAGTTGTTGGTCAGGTGTCATTTGATGGTAAGCAAAGAGTTGTTGGGCCCTATAAATTCAACCAAATGGATTTTCCCCATTGTAGCAAGGAAAATCCAGTGTGAGCAACCTTATTTCAATGGTCCTAGCCGAATCGAATTGTGAAGAATCCCCTTTGGCTTCGGCTCGTTAAAGTTGGACATGGGATCGCCCTTCAGACCTTTGGCCTTATCTTTCTGAAGAGAAGTTGTGAGATGGTCATACTTGATATCTATGGCCGTCTGCTTTTGCAGGATGTTAACTAACATCAACTCCTGCTTGGTTGACGATTTTTGTGACCGCCCAATCTCAGCCTCATGCTCATGAACTCAGGGGTCAGCCATTGTCGAaggtggctctgataccactttggtatggcctttcttcttttttggtgGAATAGTGGTAAGATAAAAACGAACGTAAGTTGGTTCGGTTCAAGGAGAACCAACTTGTAATATTTTTGTAGAAGAAAGAAGACTAGTTGATTCCTCTTCATTATTTAACATATAATTAAATAGCGACATTATCCACAACTACTCAACTACATGATACATGTCCTACACTTCAACTAATTGGTTCCCTACTTGACTTATTCTCCCAGACCTAGTAGCCTATGTGACTACCTACAACGCTGTGCGACGACTCTTTGACTCCATTAACAACTCAACAGTAAAGTCATGGGAACAATCCCATATGTCCTGTGGCATTGTGTGCATGAGTGGATGCACATATCATAGCACGTGATTCATGGATGGGAATAAATTTTGGATGATAACGTTTTATTACCAAGAAGAAGGATTTGCTAATCCCTGGCGTTAGACCTATGCCGATAGCTATATAAATAGTATACGGCTTTTCATATAAGGTAGTTTTGGTATTTTCTCAAAAGAAAATTGTAAAAGCATTTGAAGACGTGCACTTTTGGTGGTCTAGGAGAAAACATATTTCTACGGTCCATCTTCCTTAAGCTCTCTCTACTCAACTCACTACGGCAACCAATCTCAGGGACAGATCCATTAATGATGCTTGAATAAATTTGTGGGCAAAAAACTAAGTTGTCCACTTGTTATGGTGGGTTCTTCTTATAACTGAAACTGTCCTTGAACCTGATTTTTTTACTCTTAGACTCAGTCAGGCTCCATCTCCTCTACTTTTTTACTCTTACTCTTATCCTGATGGCAATCCACATCAAACCCCGACAAGCTTCCCTTACAATCAACATTGAATCCATTAGCAACCCATCTTTACTGGTGATGTGCTTGTAACTTGtgtcattttcaagctcaaactCATACCTTCTTCTTGAAGGTTCCACACGATGGAGGAGATGGTAGGAGAGGAGGGGAGAAGATGGAGGAGAAGAGTGCTAGGGTTGGAAGATGGGCCCTTTTCTCACCTTTTTCATGGGAAATGTGTTCCCCAGGTAAAAGCTGGGGTGTCATTTCTGGGGTTACCTAGGAAATGGGTGGCCTGGGGaacaaggtgttctgtaacggtaacagtggccataacggcTACCACCGTACTATTATCTTCCACCCAAATCCATGCTCCTTGTATTCTTCTCTTTTCATAGACTTGGGGAATTCTTGGGCCTTTTCATCATCAAAAACATGTGGTGCCATGTTTTCTTCATCCAAATCGTTGATCTAGAGGGTCTCGTCGTGGTCGGAGATGCCCTGGAATTCTCAGACATCGGAAGACCTTGTTCTTTACTGTTGTACTATTTTCCACTGAACATGGACTTGTGCTGAATTTTATCCTTATCTATGGTAGATAATTGATCAAAGAACTAGAATATTGTTGATccaatgggacccatcatggcTGGAATTCTCAGACATTGGAAGACCCTGTTCTTTACTGTTGTACTGTTTTCCACTGAACGTGGACTTGTTCTAAATTTTATTCTTAACTATCTCTTGGTAGATAATTGATCAAAGAACTAGCATATTCCTATCTAGAAGATTTTTGAGGCATCAACTGTCATTAactgggcccatcatatcaatggtttgagtCACTGAACTGTGGACCTGCATGCATGGAATCCATGTCCAGGCATCAGTGAACTGTGTTTTGCTGATGAGTAGGATGTTATTCCTTTGACTTATTTACATTGATTTTATCCGCATTAATCTTTTATGGTTCAGTTCACCTACTGCAGATCTCTTGTTCAGGTTGAGGCACCTTGATATCATGCTTTTCTTTGTAATCAGCATCtggccttttttccttttttataagATAAAGAGATGGTAGGAAGAAACAGGAAAAATACATGACAGTTATTCAATACGAACCTGGTAATTCCCTCCATTGCCAGGAATCCATCTCCGTTAATAATTTTCATCCTAGTCAATCTATAAATGTTAGAATAGTCAGAGGTCAGTGCTTTGTTAGTCTTTTATGGTGGATGGCTTTGCAAGAATACTTAGATTGGATTGCGTTGAAGTGAAATGAGGTGATATCCtaggattaaaaaagaaaagaaaaaaagatgattATAATCTAGATACTGCCCAAAACTTGTAAAGTTACTTGCATCATTAAACATTTTTATGAGGCGATATCCtaggattaaaaaagaaaaagaaaaaaagatgattATAATCTAGATACTGCCCAAAACTTGTAAAGTTACTTGCATCATTAAACATTTTTATTCGTGCAGCTGCTAAAAATGACGGAGATTGGACTTGCCCTCAATGTGGAAATGTGAACTTTGGGTTTAGAACTGTTTGTAACCGTGGAAAATGTGGTGCTGCTCGACCATCAACCACCACGGTATGCCACTTTCAGTGCTTTCATTGATAATGCATTTTCTATTACTCACTTCATTTCAGAAATATGTGCAAATGCTAGTTTTATGAGCTCCTCTGAGTTCCGCATTGCTAGATGAACTGCCATGTAATTAAATTTTAGTGTAATGCATTTGATTTGTTAATCTGATCAGTTTGTTTTATCCTTGTATTTTTTTTGGGTCACTATAATCATTAAATAAGTACTTTAATGTTGGGAAACTCACTTGATACTTGGAAGAAGCATCATTGAGTTAGAGTGAACTGTATGATCTGATAGTACCACCGACTAGGAGATTTATTGCGATCGATAATAGTGACCTAGCAGTGACTCATCACTCTAGCTCAGCAGCAAATAGGAATTTTGATAGAATTTcttggtagagattgttgttcaGCCAGCTCaaggatcatcatcatcaccatcatcaccatcatgATCGTTATCTTTCCCCCGTCAATGATGGGTTGACTTTTAAAGGTAGATTGGCAAAAAAATTGAAGATCGGCTGTGAACCACATATGAACCTACCTCTATTGCCCAGTTTCTGGAGGCTCACATTGACAACACCTGCGTGCCAACATGGTTACACCCAGTATTCACCCCCAGCCCAACTAACACATGCACACTCAAAGGGCAAGCAAGCGAAGGAGTGTTATGGTGGGGCTGTTGCTAGACACCCTTTTGGGCATGAGGCCCACACACACATGGAGTTTGCTCGAATAATGTAATGAACGCAGGCACCCAAGTTGATGCTGAGGATGTGAGGCACTCAATTAGTTAGCTGCAATTTTGCAAAGAACGGCAGGGAACCCACTGGTGCATTTTTACTGCAGACCGCTCAAATACCATAATGAACATGCCCTGCACTATACCATAACTATTGCGTGTTACCCAAAAAGGCTAATCCACTAACAGTTAAGGTCTGTGCCAGAAAAGCTTGCTGAGCACGATTGGGGTGGATTGATCTAGGTTTATTACCCAATCAATTGCAATGTGATGTCATCAGATGGCCCTGGTTTGATTTCCAACACTATCAAGTATTTGCAAAGTATCCAATGGAATAAGCTTTCAAGCTAAAAATCAAGCAACTATTCACAATTTCCAGTTTGTATGGATTGATTTCATGAGGTTAGAAATTGATTTCAAGAAACTAGATGGAATTTCCAGCGAGTTGGAAAGGTTTTAATGCTTATGCAAAAATAAATCCAGTAAGTACTGTAAGTTTCCAGTAATCAGAAAAATTGTTTAACACATACCAGATGCATTCCAAGCAATAAAAAGATGAAATAAGAACCTTCAACTTAAGATGGGAGAGGATGTTCGGCAGTCCAGGGACAACAAGTTCATAGGATGagcatagctgaaatgaggatggtGAGATTGATGAATAACAAGACAAGGTAGGATAgagttagaaatgaatgcattcaagggaactttgGAGTAGGTGGGGTTTCAAGCCTTCTTTTTTGGTCGACTCAGCAAAAACCAATCCCCTGAATTTGTCAGGCAGGGGATGAGACTGGGatttgcaaagtgcatccaaacgtaCAACAATAATTGTTGATTGGATCAAAACACCGTTTTGGGCTCAAAAGCTCCTTTGGAGGGTGTGTTCAAATGGGCTTTAGATGGTTTAGACATGTGCAACAAACACCAAGAACTGCACCAATTAGGAGTGAGTTGTTTCAAGTTGAAAGCTTtaaaaagggcaaggggaaggtccTAAAGgacttgggtggaggtagtaacacTTGAGGACCTATGGCTTAATTGATGGTATGATTCGTGATAGAGTGAAATGGCCGAGGCCCCACTGCACATGGGTTCCACTTtacacgagccacccgcttcacaTGGGTGGGgtccgcctcacacaggccgcccgccccgagtgtgcccccgcatcccacaggccaccccactcgagccggtgtgaaaatgcccctgcattaatcactcccggtgaggagtcttgaacacgagacctcccactccgATACCACTTCGATGCATGATAATTAACCACTCGCTCTAAAAGcccgaactgatagagcatgtcaaatcaatccctttatctcatagcccaagccccatatcccatgggttatgaccttggttgaaccccctcgtgggccccacttcacatgagttccacttcacacaagccacctgcTTGACACGagtggggcctgcctcacacgggctgcccaccccaggtgtgcccttgcatcccacaagccaccccactcgagctcggtgtgaaaatgcccctacattactaATCTAAGCAAACCACATAACTTGAGTTGATTCCAAAATTTAGTTACCATATATGCATACATGAGTGCATATTCTCGTGCATGTGTGTGGGCACCACATACAATTACAAAAGGAATAGATAGTCTGTATCAAGGTCCAAAAAAACATACCAACTCAATCAACTTGCTAAGTTAcgaaggggtcgtttggcaccatggatttggggggatttgaggggatttcaaatcccctagtttGTTTGGCACCCTAAAgtaactaggggtttcaaatcccctcaatcagggggtttgaaatccaaggtgagaccttggattacatctaaaatcattcccatagttgcatatgtaacatgtgtatcactagactattaatctattggacacatggcccactaatgatatcctaaaataattagctTATCAATTGTATCACTATAATTTCTTTAATActatgatcagcaccgtccaaccattgtccatgtaaatcaacggttaaaaatcattggttggtcactcggacgtgatcttgtgcttgtggcccatccgagacttggaatttcatcatttttttagcAAAGTAGAtgtttcaacgggcttattacaaccattgtgtcgaaaattacataagttcactaattagagatattaaagtttatttagtaattaaattcaaacctttgcaaatatactatgaatagctacttttggattaaagttgattctcaatctagggtgccaaacacaataagaggatttcaaatccagggggtttcaaatccactctCCGAAACAGGCCCTAAACCTCACTGAAAATCTGGAACTAAATAAACTTGGTTTTACCTTAAACTCAGAGTGAGCTCAGTCTGATCCGGTCTTAGTTATCTTTGCCCACATTTCCCAGTTGAAGTAAAGTAGGGTTGTGGCACGTGCAACACATGTAGACAAAGGAAGGAAGAGATGAATTTGGGAGGGAGAAAGTCGGCTGAAAGAGTTAGTTGGGTGGCTAGTTGTATTGTCAACCCGAACAGAGAATCTTTTGATGTTCACCCACCTATATCGTTGGGCCCCCAATTCAACTGTGACAATAAGCCAAGTCAGCATGTTACTAAGTATcctgaaaaaataataaagaatccttcttcttcttcttcttcttcttatttttttcccCAATTTAACTATTGCTTTAATTTATGATTAAGTCATTGTGATGGAATATGGTGTTGGATGTGACAGAGAATGGGGTCAGCACCTCTCCCTAGCAATTTCGAGCATGCTCCTCCCTTTTATTTCGGAGGCATCGGAGCTCCTCAACCATTGCCACTTGGAATATCCAGTGGTTACGGACCTCCAATTCCACTCTCTGGAATCCGTTATAACTATGGGCCACCTGCAAGTGCTGCAGCACCATATGGCCTTCTGTCTGCATATGGTCCACCCGGACCCTTGGGAGGttagaccctctctctctcatctgtgATATGCTCACATCATTCATTCTCCCTCTAATAACTAATTTTTGTTGATGAAGCAGGCATTGGTTATGGGCATGGGCCTGCAATGGATGGATATGGATTTGGATTTCGGGGGTCCCCATTGCCTGTATGCCTTATTGAGCCCTCTTGCTATTTTGCTTTAACTATTTTTTCACCCCTTTTTTATGGTTTGCCTGAGTATGTGCTGGGTTTTGGGTTCTCAAGGTGCCAGCCCCATGGTCTGAAGTAGGCTTACCCGATAATAATGCATCTCGAAAACGCCGTGGAGGTAACTAGATGATATGTTTCAGATTGTTCTTTTCCTTTCCAGCATGATGCAGATTGTTCTATGTTTTTATTATTGTTACTTGACTTTATAAGTAAGAGAAGAGATACAATTAAAGCAGTGGAGGATGATGAGGAATCTTCTCATCCTTAATCTTACAAAACTCTCTCAACATTCTTGGTTTTTATTACAACCGTGAGACCCCTTGCCAACAAAGCATTCCATTCCCACTTTTGCCCTTTGGAAAGACACAGCTACTGCTTGTACCTTCTTACATAAAGTCCTGTTGTTTCACTGCCGCATCACCCAATCAATCCCAAATAGGGAAAAGAATCTGCCCGGCAGGAACAAATGATCGACTGTTTCTTTGTTACGAAGGCAAATGATACACATTTGTAAGTCAACCAATGCAACCCCCTTGGGGGCCCCAGATAACAATAGTTCTCCATTAACATAGAAAATTTTCCAATAATATAGACTGTAGATTTTACTGAAAATACCATGGACTTTTCATATCCCCACTTCCAAGCACCACTTTTCTCAGCAAGGGGATCATCTATTTAGCCTCTCCGTGAGGCTAATGAATTCCACAGCTtcctcattcttttggttttatgtAAATTAATCTTTACTAAGTTTATACTTTTAGTCAATTAGGGGTAGGATTTCTTAGATACCCAAATGATGATTCTTTTTAAGTTTATGCTTTTGTGTTATTTTACTACTGGTTCTGTAATTTCGTGATCTAATAAATGGAGATGACAGATATGTTTATTAATGATGAAATAATGCTTATTTAACTCGTCTTGCAATTGGGTTTCATTGCCTCGTTAAATTTGAATTAGTTCATCAGAAAAGGTGTTTATaatattcatttattatttttctttttcttgatcCAAAGGTGAgtttttcttaaaaaagaaaaaaaaaaatgttgtttgCTTGCCTCAATAAGTCAGGTTTCCATCTTCAGCTTGGCTGTTTTGAGTGACTTTTGAGGCTTTCCCAACTGATTCTGAATATTTCTGCAGGGCCAGATGGTTTGTCTGAAGGAGATTGGATCTGTCCCAAATGTGACAATGTTAACTTTGCCTTTAGGACCACATGCAACATGAAGAAATGTGGAGCTGCCAGACCCACTCCTGTAGGTTTTCATTGCCCTTTCATTACTAGTCATTTTAAACTATTTTTATTCCCAATCATGTTTTATTCATGTGACATTCTATTATCGCCCTTTTTAG
Coding sequences:
- the LOC131248205 gene encoding ranBP2-type zinc finger protein At1g67325-like, whose amino-acid sequence is MASAKVDNRNSLSKRSRNDAAKNDGDWTCPQCGNVNFGFRTVCNRGKCGAARPSTTTRMGSAPLPSNFEHAPPFYFGGIGAPQPLPLGISSGYGPPIPLSGIRYNYGPPASAAAPYGLLSAYGPPGPLGGIGYGHGPAMDGYGFGFRGSPLPVPAPWSEVGLPDNNASRKRRGGPDGLSEGDWICPKCDNVNFAFRTTCNMKKCGAARPTPGPNRSASGNKDSSAPEGSWTCTKCSNLNYPFRTVCNRKGCGNEKPDVSQ